A stretch of Amycolatopsis balhimycina FH 1894 DNA encodes these proteins:
- a CDS encoding YbaB/EbfC family nucleoid-associated protein produces MTGPNGLGDLMQDPDETIRRMDDWAAGFAVKAQKYQAAQEQTERLRLTASSPDGAVSVTVGADGTVTDLTFSNKVKSFPLEELSRQILTTMRRAQAGIADRVAGVMAEQLGDEDRETRTLLLDNLRGRFSDPDEPDDQPAPGEPGPVPPSPAGGAAVPPAAPPASAPRRRPTAPEDEDNNPW; encoded by the coding sequence ATGACGGGCCCGAACGGCTTGGGGGACCTGATGCAGGACCCCGACGAGACGATCCGCCGGATGGACGACTGGGCGGCCGGGTTCGCGGTGAAGGCGCAGAAGTACCAGGCGGCGCAGGAGCAGACCGAACGGCTGCGGCTGACCGCGAGCAGCCCTGACGGCGCGGTCAGCGTCACCGTCGGTGCGGATGGCACGGTCACGGACCTGACGTTCTCGAACAAGGTCAAGTCGTTCCCGCTGGAAGAACTCTCGCGGCAGATCCTCACGACGATGCGCCGCGCGCAGGCCGGCATCGCCGACCGCGTCGCGGGGGTGATGGCCGAGCAGCTCGGTGACGAGGATCGCGAGACCCGCACCCTGCTGCTCGACAACCTGCGCGGCCGGTTCTCCGATCCGGACGAGCCGGACGACCAGCCGGCACCCGGCGAGCCCGGCCCGGTGCCGCCGTCTCCGGCGGGCGGCGCGGCCGTCCCGCCCGCGGCTCCGCCGGCGTCCGCGCCGCGGAGGCGGCCCACCGCTCCGGAGGACGAGGACAACAACCCGTGGTGA
- a CDS encoding type VII secretion target, protein MTAGGFEVEPDDLVAHASHVDSLVDRLNTAVSASDTAMSDHAYGLLCAFLPPIIRPTGEQAKDALSASVEGVRGLSDNVKTAAQSYRDGEEGNAQPFERQLAASPAEVKVKA, encoded by the coding sequence ATGACGGCCGGCGGTTTCGAGGTCGAACCGGACGACCTGGTCGCGCACGCGAGCCACGTCGACAGCCTGGTGGACCGGCTCAACACGGCCGTTTCGGCGTCCGACACGGCGATGTCGGACCACGCCTACGGGCTGCTGTGCGCGTTCCTGCCGCCGATCATCCGGCCGACGGGCGAACAGGCGAAGGACGCGCTGTCCGCGTCTGTCGAGGGCGTGCGCGGGCTTTCCGACAACGTCAAGACCGCGGCGCAGTCCTATCGCGACGGGGAAGAAGGCAACGCGCAGCCGTTCGAGCGTCAGCTCGCGGCCTCGCCGGCTGAAGTGAAGGTGAAGGCATGA